Genomic DNA from Streptomyces sp. NBC_01571:
TCTGCAGGCCGAGGCGTGACCGAACTCGTGGAAGACGAGCGAGGCCACGGTGAGGCCGAACACGACGAGCATCAGCACCGGCTGGTCGAGGACCTGCAGCACGGGTTCGACCGCGCCGAAGAAGCCGAACAGCCAGACGTCCATGGCCACGGCCGCCGCCAGCATCAGCACGACCACCGTGGGGCGGTGCAGCCAGGCCAGCGAGCGGGCGATCCGGCCCGCCCGGCGCTCGTTGAAGATGATCCGGTGCCCCTTCAGGGCGAGCAGCAGATCGGACCGCGGCGCGGTGATCTCCTCCTCGTCCTGTCCCTCCGGCACCGTGACGCCCAGCGGGTCGAGTTTCTCCTCGACCAGGTAGCGCACGTTCTCCGCGCTGAGTTCCCGCCCGTAACGGGCGCTCACCCGGTGCGAGATGGTCTCGATGTCGTGTACGCCGTCGATCGCGGAGGCGACCAGGTACAGCAGCCGGGACAGCTGCACGACCTGGCCGTCTCCGCGGCGCGCGATGTACTTCGGGTCGGTGAAGCCCGACCCCTGATACTCCCCGTGCAGTTTGAGCCCGGAGCTGAGTCGGGGTACCGGCAGTACCTCGACGCCGAGGCCGACGACCGGCAGCGTCCCCGTGGCGAACTGCTCGTAGGTGACCGGGATTCCTCCCGGCCCCGGCACCGGCGACCCGGTGTCGTACAGCAACGCGGGCCCGTCCCCCAGTGCCGTCATGTGTGGTCCTTCCCCCCCCAAGGGCGGACCGCGCCCGCCCCGGGCGCGGTCCGCCGAACAGCCGTTGCGCGGCGGGTGTTACTGCGAGACGTTGATCGCCTGGCTGGCGCTGGACTCGGCCACCGACCAGCTGGAGTGGTCGTTGAGCGCGGCCGACTCGTTGTGGGCGCTGATGTTGGCTACGTGCTTGGTCACGTTGGTGGTGCGGCCGAAGCTGAACTTCAGGCGTCCGAGGGCCTCGCGACCGGGGAGCAGCTCGGCGGACTCGGACTGCAGCTCGTTCATGTCCATGCTCATGGGATGTCCTTTCGGGACGTGGTTCGTTGATGTGGTCGTGCTGGTGACGCGAAGACGGACGCGGGCGTGGCGTCCGGTACCGCGGAGGTGGGCAGGGACGCATGCGGGCGTCCCGTGCCGGACTACTGCGAGACGTTGATGGCCTGGGCGGCGCTGGACGACGCGGCCGACCAGCTGGAGTGGTCGTTGAGCGCGGCCGACTCGTTGTGGGCGCTGATGTTGGCGACGTGCTTGGTCACGTTGGTGGTGCGGCCGAAGCTGAACTTCAGGCGTCCGAGGGCCTCGCGACCGGGCAGCAGCTCGGCGGACTCGGTGTCGAGTTCACGGTTGTCCATCATGATCAATTCCCCCTCAGGGATAGACATTTCCGATCGAACGAAGGCAGGTTCCCCCCAAACTTCGTCCAATCTTGTCGGACGTTCTGTCCAACGAGATTGGACAGTAGTGGCCCCGGAGCTCGCCGCGCAAGCGGTTCGGGGAAAGACTTCTGGGGCCTGAGCGAAGCCCCACGTAGAATCGATCCCGCTTGGAAGAGTTCCGCCCGGCGGCGAGCAGGAAGTGACCATCGGTGGCCAACGCACTGCAGCAGATCATCAGAGATCGCCTCGACCGTGAGGGCTGGTCCTACGGAGAGGTGGCACGTCGGGGCGGCATTCCGCGCTCCACGGTCCATCACCTGGCGACGGCCGAGCGCGTGGTGCGCATGCCACAGCCCAGCACGCTGGAAGGGTTGTCCAAGGGCCTTGGACTGTCGTTGGACACGGTGCGCCGTGCCGCCGCGGAGGCCTGCGGCATTCACGTGTACGCGGCCGACCCGGCGTCCGCGGTGGTGGACGCGGGTGCCTCGGCCGACCCCGAGGTGGACCTGCTCATCGCGAGCGTCCAGCAGCTCTCCGTCGACGACCGGCGCCATGTCGCCGCGCTCGTGGAATCCCTCCTGGGCCGCGACGCCCACCGGGGCTGACTGTTGCGTGACGCGTGACGCGTGACGCGTGACGCGTGAGGTGGGAGGCGTGACGCGTGAGGTGGGAGGCGTGACGCGTGAGGTGGGAGGCGTGAGGTGGGACGTTTCACGCGGGACGTCCGACGTCCGGCTCGGGGCCGGCGTCGCGTCGGGTGGGCAGGGAGCCGTCAGGGTGCGGGTCCCGGTGCGGCCCGGACGTACTCCCGGCCGCGGTGCGCGTCAGGCTTCGGGGCGGTCGAGGGCGTACGTCGTAGACGTCCGGACGCCCGCTCCGGTTCCCCTTCCCGGGGATCCCGGTAAAAGAATCCAGAACCGCCGAAACCGGCAAGATCCACAGCTAGTCTCTCATTCTGCTCGGGGCACGTGAGCCGCACGACCCCTGTGTCACCCAGGGGGACATGTGCTGTTCGTGCACGGAGGACCCACCACCGCCGTTGTCCGGGGCAGTACCGGCGAGTCCGTCGTCCTGCTCTCCGGTGAACTGCCCGACATACTGACCGAGACCGCGCTCGCCGAACTCCTCGACCTCGCCGCCGCCGTCCTCAGCGAGCAGGAGCTGAAGCTCTTCCGGCGCTGCCTGGACGCCCTGGTGCGAGGTGAGGGCGGGACGCCGCGCCGCATCGAGCTGGACGGCGTCGTCCTGACCGTCTACGAGGACTGA
This window encodes:
- a CDS encoding helix-turn-helix transcriptional regulator, yielding MANALQQIIRDRLDREGWSYGEVARRGGIPRSTVHHLATAERVVRMPQPSTLEGLSKGLGLSLDTVRRAAAEACGIHVYAADPASAVVDAGASADPEVDLLIASVQQLSVDDRRHVAALVESLLGRDAHRG